In one Streptomyces sp. T12 genomic region, the following are encoded:
- a CDS encoding small ribosomal subunit Rsm22 family protein has translation MNAPVSPADALRSSLATLLDGLPPRQAAQAVDRLIANYRGATPTDAPILRDRADVAAYAAYRMPATFEAVHSALEAFAAAVPTWTPTSHTDVGGGTGAATWAVTATWPGERGVTVLDWAEPALAIGREIAAANPALRDVHWQRARIGSALTLDPTDLVTVSYVLNELTAPDRAALLDTVTAAAQAVVIVEPGTPDGYTRVIEARDRLIAAGFHIAAPCPHSAACPIVPGTDWCHFSARVSRSSLHRQIKGGSLAYEDEKFSYVAATRLPVTPAPARVVRKPQIRKGQVLLDLCETDPSLRRTTVTKRQGDLYKAARDAEWGDAWPPAAP, from the coding sequence GTGAACGCCCCCGTATCCCCGGCAGACGCCCTGCGCAGCAGTCTCGCCACCCTCCTCGACGGCCTCCCGCCCCGCCAGGCCGCCCAGGCCGTCGACCGGCTGATCGCCAACTACCGGGGCGCCACCCCCACAGACGCCCCGATCCTCCGCGACCGCGCCGACGTGGCCGCCTACGCCGCCTATCGGATGCCCGCCACCTTCGAGGCGGTGCACTCGGCGCTGGAGGCGTTCGCGGCGGCCGTCCCGACATGGACCCCCACCAGCCACACCGACGTCGGCGGCGGGACCGGCGCCGCGACCTGGGCCGTCACCGCGACCTGGCCCGGCGAGCGCGGCGTCACCGTGCTCGACTGGGCCGAACCCGCCCTCGCCATCGGCCGGGAGATCGCCGCCGCCAACCCGGCACTGCGGGACGTCCACTGGCAGCGCGCCCGGATCGGCTCGGCGCTCACCCTCGACCCCACCGACCTCGTCACCGTCTCCTACGTCCTCAACGAGCTCACCGCCCCGGACCGCGCCGCCCTCCTCGACACCGTCACGGCCGCCGCCCAGGCCGTCGTGATCGTCGAACCCGGCACCCCCGACGGCTACACCCGCGTCATCGAGGCCCGCGACCGCCTGATCGCCGCCGGCTTCCACATCGCCGCCCCCTGCCCGCACAGCGCCGCCTGCCCCATCGTCCCCGGCACGGACTGGTGCCACTTCTCGGCCCGGGTCAGCCGTTCCTCCCTGCACCGCCAGATCAAGGGCGGCTCCCTCGCCTACGAGGACGAGAAGTTCAGCTACGTCGCCGCCACCCGCCTCCCGGTCACCCCGGCCCCCGCCCGCGTCGTGCGCAAACCCCAGATCCGCAAGGGCCAGGTGCTCCTCGACCTGTGCGAAACCGACCCCTCCCTGCGCCGCACCACGGTCACCAAACGGCAAGGTGACCTGTACAAGGCGGCCCGCGACGCGGAGTGGGGCGACGCCTGGCCGCCGGCGGCGCCGTAA
- a CDS encoding serine hydrolase, producing the protein MPSLEQTYGCGGSRELSAPRLRGDTPERAGLDPEEIRHLVHEVHDLTTGPRPWAAGAVLAVGRGPFLAVEEAAGWAVRYASYDEEKDIGVELPPEAQVPMTTDTPFDLASLTKLFTAVAAVQQIERGTLGIDARVGAYLPDFRGAARHDVTVRQLLTHTSGLRPELPLYDCADDAERLERLRAEVPVGVPGTYCYSDLNFLLLQHTLERLTSRTLDVLIHDGITRPLGMTATHFGPCPGAAATEDQRRPWAKADRGMLRGAVHDENAWALGGVAGHAGLFSTGRDLAVFCRALLSGGAYGPARILGPDFVELLLTPPGLGFAIDQPWFMGELAGRGAAGHTGFTGTSLVLDPATDTFVVLLANTVHPRRRAPDSRPRARAGTRVARAVQEL; encoded by the coding sequence GTGCCGTCCCTGGAACAGACGTACGGATGCGGAGGGAGCAGAGAACTGAGCGCGCCGAGACTGCGCGGGGACACGCCGGAAAGGGCCGGACTCGACCCCGAGGAGATCCGTCACCTCGTCCACGAGGTCCACGACCTCACCACCGGCCCGCGCCCCTGGGCGGCCGGGGCCGTGCTGGCCGTCGGGCGGGGGCCGTTCCTCGCCGTCGAGGAGGCGGCGGGCTGGGCCGTGCGGTACGCCTCCTACGACGAGGAGAAGGACATCGGGGTGGAACTGCCGCCCGAGGCACAAGTCCCGATGACCACGGACACCCCCTTCGACCTGGCCTCCCTCACCAAACTCTTCACGGCCGTCGCCGCCGTACAGCAGATCGAGCGCGGCACGCTCGGCATCGACGCGCGGGTCGGGGCGTACCTGCCCGACTTCCGCGGGGCCGCCCGGCACGACGTCACGGTGCGTCAGCTGCTCACCCACACCTCGGGGCTGCGCCCCGAACTCCCGCTGTACGACTGTGCCGACGACGCCGAGCGCCTGGAGAGGCTGCGGGCGGAAGTACCGGTCGGCGTGCCCGGCACGTACTGCTACTCGGACCTGAACTTCCTCCTGCTCCAGCACACCCTCGAACGCCTCACCAGCCGCACGCTCGACGTCCTGATCCACGACGGCATCACGCGACCCCTGGGCATGACGGCGACCCACTTCGGCCCGTGCCCGGGGGCGGCGGCCACCGAGGACCAGCGGCGGCCGTGGGCCAAGGCGGACCGGGGGATGCTGCGGGGTGCCGTGCACGACGAGAACGCGTGGGCGCTCGGCGGCGTCGCGGGGCACGCGGGCCTGTTCTCGACGGGCCGCGACCTCGCGGTCTTCTGCCGCGCTCTGCTCTCCGGCGGCGCCTACGGACCCGCCCGGATCCTCGGCCCCGATTTCGTGGAGCTGCTGCTGACCCCACCGGGGCTGGGCTTCGCGATCGACCAGCCGTGGTTCATGGGGGAGCTGGCGGGGCGGGGAGCGGCGGGGCACACCGGGTTCACGGGGACGTCGCTGGTGCTGGATCCGGCGACGGACACGTTTGTGGTGCTGCTGGCGAACACGGTGCATCCGCGCAGGCGTGCGCCGGACAGCCGGCCGAGGGCGCGGGCGGGGACGAGGGTGGCACGGGCGGTCCAGGAGCTGTAG
- a CDS encoding multidrug effflux MFS transporter: MADSGGSTQDVSQTARSTTTTQPPTRSLRRTGLLVTLVLGGLTATPPLAMDMYLPALPEVTRSLHAPAATVQLTLTACLAGMALGQLVVGPMSDRWGRRRPLLAGLAVYVVATVLCALAPTVEFLVAFRLAQGLAGASAIVIARAVVRDLYDGVAMARFFSTLMLISGVAPIVAPLIGGQILRVTDWRGVFVVLTVVGVLLAGVVWRRLPETLPPEGRHSGGVGEALRAMRGLLADGAFAGYTLAGGFAFAALFAYISASPFVIQEIYGASPQTFSLLFGLNSVGLVVVGQINGKVLVGRVSLDRVLGVGLTIVILAATALLLMSLGVFGEVGLAPVAAALFVLMSAMGVTLPNTQALALLRTKNAAGSASALLGTSSFLIGAIASPLVGIAGEDTAVPMAVVQLAAALVALACFMGMCRPWNRRTDAEGAEN, translated from the coding sequence ATGGCCGACAGCGGGGGGTCGACACAGGACGTGTCGCAGACAGCCAGATCGACGACCACCACGCAACCGCCCACCCGTTCCCTGCGCCGCACCGGCCTCCTCGTCACCCTCGTCCTCGGCGGCCTGACCGCCACGCCCCCGCTGGCGATGGACATGTACCTCCCCGCGCTCCCGGAGGTCACCCGCTCCCTGCACGCGCCCGCCGCGACCGTTCAGCTCACGCTCACCGCCTGTCTGGCCGGCATGGCGCTCGGGCAGCTGGTGGTCGGCCCGATGAGCGACCGATGGGGCCGCAGGCGCCCGCTGCTGGCAGGCCTGGCCGTGTACGTCGTCGCCACCGTGCTCTGCGCGCTCGCGCCCACCGTCGAGTTCCTGGTCGCCTTCCGGCTGGCGCAGGGACTCGCGGGCGCGTCGGCGATAGTGATCGCGCGGGCGGTCGTACGCGACCTCTACGACGGCGTGGCGATGGCCCGCTTCTTCTCGACCCTCATGCTGATCTCGGGCGTCGCCCCGATCGTGGCGCCGCTCATCGGCGGCCAGATCCTGCGGGTGACGGACTGGCGGGGCGTGTTCGTCGTGCTCACGGTGGTCGGGGTGCTGCTCGCCGGCGTCGTCTGGCGCAGGCTCCCCGAGACGCTGCCGCCCGAGGGCCGGCACAGCGGCGGGGTCGGCGAGGCCCTGCGCGCCATGCGCGGTCTGCTCGCCGACGGGGCGTTCGCCGGGTACACGCTGGCGGGCGGGTTCGCGTTCGCGGCGCTGTTCGCGTACATATCGGCGTCGCCGTTCGTGATCCAGGAGATCTACGGGGCCTCGCCGCAGACCTTCAGCCTGCTGTTCGGGCTCAACTCGGTCGGGCTCGTGGTCGTCGGCCAGATCAACGGCAAGGTGCTGGTCGGTCGGGTCAGCCTGGACCGGGTGCTGGGCGTGGGCCTGACGATCGTCATCCTGGCGGCGACCGCGCTGCTGCTGATGTCGCTCGGCGTCTTCGGCGAGGTCGGGCTGGCCCCCGTGGCCGCCGCGCTGTTCGTCCTGATGTCGGCGATGGGCGTCACCCTCCCCAACACCCAGGCCCTCGCCCTCCTGCGCACCAAGAACGCCGCCGGGTCCGCCTCCGCCCTCCTCGGTACCTCCTCCTTCCTCATCGGCGCGATCGCCTCGCCCCTCGTGGGCATCGCGGGGGAGGACACCGCCGTCCCGATGGCGGTCGTCCAACTGGCCGCAGCACTGGTGGCGCTGGCCTGCTTCATGGGAATGTGCCGTCCCTGGAACAGACGTACGGATGCGGAGGGAGCAGAGAACTGA
- a CDS encoding Gfo/Idh/MocA family protein codes for MAEQSVRWGILATGGIAAAFTADLITASKSGSAAGPDAEVVAVASRSQSSADAFAERFGIPRAYGDWDALAQDGDIDVVYVATPHSAHRTAAGLCLEAGHNVLCEKAFTLNAREAEELVALAKARGSFLMEAMWMYCNPLVRRLKALVDDGAIGEVRHVQADFGLAGHLLPEARNGTLPPSHRLRDPAQGGGALLDLGVYPVSFAQLLLGEPSDVAARAVLSAEGVDLQTGALLSWDGGALASLHCSIVGGTATAASVTGSGGRIDVPNGFFFPDRFVLHRDGRDPEEFTADPADGPRGSLRHEAAEVMRALRAGETESPLVPLDGTLAVMRTLDAIRDRVGVRYPGEAPGEDRIPELTPA; via the coding sequence ATGGCGGAGCAGAGCGTGCGGTGGGGGATCCTGGCGACCGGCGGGATCGCGGCCGCGTTCACGGCGGACCTGATCACTGCATCCAAGAGCGGCTCCGCCGCGGGGCCGGACGCGGAGGTGGTGGCCGTGGCCTCGCGGTCCCAGTCCTCGGCGGACGCGTTCGCGGAGCGGTTCGGGATACCGCGGGCGTACGGCGACTGGGACGCGCTCGCCCAGGACGGCGACATCGATGTCGTGTACGTCGCCACCCCGCACTCGGCGCACCGCACCGCCGCCGGGCTGTGCCTGGAGGCCGGGCACAACGTGCTGTGCGAGAAGGCGTTCACGCTGAACGCGCGCGAGGCCGAGGAGCTCGTCGCGCTGGCCAAGGCCCGCGGGAGCTTCCTGATGGAGGCCATGTGGATGTACTGCAACCCGCTGGTCCGGCGGCTCAAGGCGCTGGTGGACGACGGCGCGATCGGCGAAGTGCGCCATGTCCAGGCCGACTTCGGGCTGGCCGGCCACCTCTTGCCGGAGGCGAGGAATGGAACACTGCCGCCTTCGCACCGCCTGCGTGACCCGGCGCAGGGCGGCGGCGCGCTGCTGGACCTCGGCGTGTACCCGGTCTCCTTCGCCCAGCTGCTGCTCGGGGAGCCGTCGGACGTGGCGGCGCGTGCGGTGCTGTCCGCGGAGGGCGTCGATCTGCAGACGGGCGCCCTGCTCTCCTGGGACGGCGGCGCCCTCGCCTCCCTGCACTGCTCCATCGTCGGCGGTACGGCGACCGCCGCGTCGGTCACCGGCTCGGGCGGCCGTATCGACGTACCGAACGGCTTCTTCTTCCCGGACCGCTTCGTCCTGCACCGAGACGGCCGGGACCCCGAGGAGTTCACGGCCGACCCGGCCGACGGACCCCGGGGCAGCCTGCGGCACGAGGCCGCCGAGGTGATGCGCGCCCTGCGGGCCGGCGAGACCGAGTCCCCGCTGGTCCCGCTCGACGGCACGCTCGCCGTGATGCGGACGCTCGACGCGATCCGGGACCGCGTCGGCGTCCGCTACCCGGGCGAGGCCCCCGGCGAGGACCGCATCCCCGAACTCACGCCGGCGTGA
- a CDS encoding alkaline phosphatase, producing MTITRHAPQHAPELRTAARHIGRRSFLTVTGAAAALAFAVNLPAAGAASAAELDARRIDDDPFTLGVASGDPRPGSVLLWTRLAPAPYQPDGGLPAERVTVQWELAHDERFSRIARRGTAFAHPEFHHTVHVQVGRLDADRVYYYRFRTGTWISETGRTRTAPATTGATSSLTLAAVSCQAYADGYFTPYRHLAQDDVDVVFHLGDYLYEYAVNSVGGYRNYTDRTLPALFNRETVTLEDYRLRYALFKSDPDLRAAHAAHPFVVTWDDHETENNYADDTPENSVPPEEFLLRRASAYRAYWENQPLRSPQQPSGPDMRLYRRLQWGRLAQFDVLDTRQYRSNQAYGDGSQIPGPEVDDPARTMTGATQERWLLEGWRSSTALWNVVPQQVTFSQRKFDLTAPSRVSMDAWDGYRACRRRVLDGAKAAGIENLMVLTGDVHVGYGFDIKDDFDDPDSATLGTEIVATSIASGRDGVDKPANWDTYMKANPHMKFYNGRRGYVTVALGEQQARADFKTVPYVTTPGAPVTTAASFVTEAGDPGLTPA from the coding sequence ATGACCATCACCAGACACGCGCCCCAGCACGCCCCCGAACTGCGCACGGCCGCCCGCCACATCGGCCGCCGCAGCTTCCTGACCGTCACCGGCGCGGCCGCCGCGCTCGCCTTCGCCGTGAATCTGCCGGCCGCGGGCGCGGCGAGCGCCGCCGAGCTCGACGCCCGCCGCATCGACGACGACCCCTTCACCCTCGGCGTCGCCTCCGGCGATCCGCGGCCCGGCTCGGTCCTGCTGTGGACCCGCCTGGCCCCCGCCCCGTACCAGCCCGACGGGGGACTGCCCGCCGAACGGGTCACCGTGCAGTGGGAGCTGGCGCACGACGAGCGGTTCAGCCGGATCGCCAGACGCGGCACCGCCTTCGCGCACCCCGAGTTCCACCACACGGTCCACGTCCAGGTCGGCCGGCTCGACGCGGACCGCGTGTACTACTACCGCTTCCGCACCGGCACCTGGATCAGCGAGACGGGCCGCACCCGCACCGCGCCCGCGACGACCGGAGCGACAAGCTCGCTGACCCTCGCGGCCGTCTCCTGCCAGGCGTACGCCGACGGCTACTTCACGCCGTACCGCCATCTCGCGCAGGACGACGTGGACGTCGTCTTCCACCTGGGCGACTACCTGTACGAGTACGCGGTCAACTCCGTCGGCGGCTACCGCAACTACACCGACCGCACGCTCCCCGCGCTCTTCAACCGCGAGACGGTGACCCTGGAGGACTACCGCCTGCGCTACGCCCTGTTCAAGTCCGACCCCGACCTCAGGGCCGCGCACGCCGCACACCCCTTCGTCGTCACCTGGGACGACCACGAGACCGAGAACAACTACGCCGACGACACCCCCGAGAACAGCGTCCCGCCGGAGGAGTTCCTGCTGCGCCGGGCCTCCGCCTACCGCGCCTACTGGGAGAACCAGCCCCTGCGCAGCCCGCAGCAGCCCAGCGGCCCCGACATGCGGCTCTACCGGCGCCTGCAGTGGGGCCGGCTCGCCCAGTTCGACGTGCTGGACACCCGGCAGTACCGCTCCAACCAGGCGTACGGCGACGGCTCCCAGATCCCCGGCCCGGAGGTCGACGACCCGGCGCGCACGATGACCGGTGCGACGCAGGAGCGGTGGCTGCTGGAAGGGTGGCGCTCGTCGACGGCGCTGTGGAACGTCGTACCGCAGCAGGTCACCTTCTCCCAGCGGAAGTTCGACCTCACCGCGCCGTCCCGGGTGTCGATGGACGCCTGGGACGGCTACCGGGCCTGCCGCCGCCGGGTACTGGACGGGGCGAAGGCCGCCGGGATCGAGAACCTGATGGTGCTCACCGGCGACGTCCACGTCGGGTACGGCTTCGACATCAAGGACGACTTCGACGACCCCGACTCCGCCACGCTCGGCACGGAGATCGTGGCCACGTCGATCGCGAGCGGCCGGGACGGCGTCGACAAGCCCGCCAACTGGGACACGTACATGAAGGCCAACCCGCACATGAAGTTCTACAACGGACGGCGCGGCTATGTGACCGTCGCGCTGGGGGAGCAGCAGGCGCGGGCCGACTTCAAGACGGTGCCGTACGTGACCACGCCCGGGGCGCCGGTCACGACGGCGGCGTCCTTCGTCACCGAGGCGGGGGACCCGGGGCTCACGCCGGCGTGA
- a CDS encoding SDR family oxidoreductase, with amino-acid sequence MNDRQTDARTDARIAVVTGAGSGIGRAVAVELLRAGWSAALAGRRVETLEETAGLVPGGAALTVRTDVSRQEDVAALFAATVERFGRVDLLFNNAGTFGPGGVPVEELSYDAWRHVVDTNLNGAFLCAQAAYRQMKEQDPQGGRIINNGSISAHTPRPHSVAYTATKHALTGLTKSLSLDGRPYGIAVGQIDIGNAATDMTARMQTGALQADGSVVPEPVMDVADVARTVRHMAELPLEANVQFATVLATAMPYVGRG; translated from the coding sequence ATGAACGACAGGCAAACGGACGCGAGGACGGACGCGAGGATCGCCGTGGTGACCGGCGCGGGCTCCGGCATCGGTCGCGCGGTCGCGGTGGAACTGCTGCGCGCGGGCTGGTCGGCGGCGCTCGCGGGGCGGCGCGTCGAGACGCTGGAGGAGACGGCGGGGCTGGTGCCCGGCGGCGCCGCCCTCACCGTACGGACGGACGTGTCACGGCAGGAGGACGTGGCCGCGCTGTTCGCCGCCACCGTGGAGCGGTTCGGGCGGGTGGACCTGCTGTTCAACAACGCGGGGACGTTCGGGCCGGGCGGGGTGCCGGTCGAGGAGCTGTCGTACGACGCCTGGCGGCACGTGGTGGACACCAACCTCAACGGGGCGTTCCTGTGCGCGCAGGCGGCGTACCGGCAGATGAAGGAGCAGGACCCGCAGGGCGGCCGGATCATCAACAACGGATCCATCTCGGCGCACACGCCCCGCCCGCACTCCGTCGCCTACACGGCCACCAAGCACGCGCTGACCGGCCTGACCAAGTCGCTGTCGCTGGACGGGCGGCCCTACGGCATCGCCGTCGGCCAGATCGACATCGGCAACGCGGCGACCGACATGACCGCGCGTATGCAGACGGGTGCCCTGCAGGCCGACGGCTCGGTGGTGCCCGAGCCCGTGATGGACGTGGCCGACGTGGCACGGACCGTGCGGCACATGGCGGAGCTGCCCTTGGAGGCGAACGTGCAGTTCGCGACGGTGCTGGCGACGGCGATGCCGTACGTGGGGCGTGGCTGA
- a CDS encoding nuclear transport factor 2 family protein, whose product MTIQTSKLSDPAVRAFVTAVNAHDREGFLTILAPGATMADDGTERDLADWIDREIFSSNGHMEVDKESNQGRDLLTHYRNDTWGEMRTRWHFEVEDDGRISRFETGQA is encoded by the coding sequence ATGACGATTCAGACGTCCAAACTCAGCGACCCCGCCGTCCGCGCCTTCGTCACCGCCGTCAACGCCCACGACCGCGAGGGCTTCCTGACCATCCTCGCGCCGGGCGCGACCATGGCGGACGACGGCACCGAGCGCGACCTCGCCGACTGGATCGACCGGGAGATCTTCTCCTCCAACGGCCACATGGAGGTCGACAAGGAGTCCAACCAGGGCCGCGACCTGCTCACCCACTACCGCAACGACACCTGGGGCGAGATGCGCACCCGGTGGCACTTCGAGGTGGAGGACGACGGCAGGATCTCCCGCTTCGAGACCGGACAGGCGTAG
- a CDS encoding DoxX family protein, with protein MSAYDRRDLGLLMLRLGAGGVLAAHGTQKLFGWFGGHGIEGTGQFMESVGYRPGKASATAAGLAETGGGTLLALGLATPGAGAAAAGAMAGASAVHAPNGFFNQEGGYEYAATLALAATGLAIAGPGRLSLDHALGHVLDRGWMVPTALAATAAVTALVVGARNKRLDKAEKEEGAELFDEQEALFGE; from the coding sequence GTGAGTGCTTACGACCGACGTGATCTGGGCCTGCTGATGCTCCGGCTGGGAGCCGGCGGAGTGCTGGCCGCGCACGGTACGCAGAAGTTGTTCGGCTGGTTCGGCGGGCACGGGATCGAGGGGACCGGCCAGTTCATGGAGTCGGTCGGCTACCGGCCGGGCAAGGCGAGCGCGACGGCGGCGGGCCTCGCGGAGACCGGCGGCGGCACACTGCTGGCGCTGGGGCTCGCGACGCCCGGAGCGGGTGCGGCGGCGGCCGGTGCGATGGCGGGGGCGTCCGCGGTGCACGCCCCGAACGGCTTCTTCAACCAGGAGGGCGGCTACGAGTACGCGGCCACCCTCGCCCTGGCCGCGACCGGCCTCGCCATCGCGGGCCCCGGCCGGCTCTCCCTCGACCACGCCCTCGGCCATGTCCTCGACCGCGGCTGGATGGTTCCTACGGCACTCGCGGCGACGGCTGCGGTGACGGCGCTGGTCGTGGGGGCGCGGAACAAGAGGCTGGACAAGGCGGAGAAGGAGGAGGGGGCGGAACTCTTCGACGAGCAGGAGGCTCTGTTCGGGGAGTAG
- a CDS encoding YciI family protein, producing MEYFCYHRDRPGSVTSREELLEEHWSYMDRYAKELIARGPTFADDGETPTGSVHIVDLPGSAAARAFAFDEPNYQAGVYRDVLLRRWRNLLGRTMWDFPGGRTGGHRYLVLGLGAGEPADLTVPADRDELIAYGPLLSDDGAAWLGTAVLLRAPDPDTARAVLTPDRYADIEVHDWEFGGRR from the coding sequence ATGGAGTACTTCTGCTACCACCGCGATCGGCCCGGCTCGGTCACCTCGCGCGAGGAGCTGCTGGAAGAGCACTGGTCCTACATGGACCGGTACGCGAAGGAGCTGATCGCCCGCGGCCCCACCTTCGCCGACGACGGCGAGACGCCCACCGGCAGCGTGCACATCGTCGACCTGCCCGGTTCCGCCGCCGCCCGCGCGTTCGCCTTCGACGAGCCGAACTACCAGGCGGGCGTGTACCGGGACGTGCTGCTGCGCCGGTGGCGCAATCTGCTGGGGCGCACCATGTGGGACTTCCCCGGTGGCCGGACCGGCGGCCACCGGTACCTGGTGCTCGGCCTCGGCGCGGGAGAGCCCGCCGACCTCACCGTCCCGGCCGACCGGGACGAACTGATCGCGTACGGGCCCCTGCTGTCGGACGACGGCGCCGCCTGGCTGGGTACGGCCGTGCTGCTCCGGGCCCCGGACCCGGACACGGCACGTGCCGTGCTGACCCCGGACCGGTATGCCGACATCGAGGTCCATGACTGGGAGTTCGGCGGGCGGCGGTGA
- a CDS encoding MazG-like family protein, translating to MTDQAAPATPSDTSADLWASIDDLWTWLDTDRPVGGKEGMLLRMLKLSEEVGEVAEAVIGATGQNPRKGVTHSWEDVQGELCDVVITALVALRTLTPDAREVFTRHLARVKERSLGPAS from the coding sequence ATGACTGATCAGGCCGCCCCTGCCACCCCTTCCGACACCTCCGCCGACCTGTGGGCCTCCATCGACGACCTGTGGACCTGGCTCGACACCGACCGGCCCGTCGGCGGCAAGGAGGGCATGCTGCTGCGCATGCTGAAGCTGTCGGAGGAGGTCGGGGAGGTTGCCGAGGCGGTCATCGGGGCGACCGGTCAGAACCCGCGCAAGGGTGTCACGCACAGCTGGGAGGATGTGCAGGGCGAGTTGTGCGACGTGGTGATCACCGCACTCGTCGCCCTGCGCACACTGACCCCCGACGCCCGTGAGGTCTTCACCCGGCATCTGGCGCGGGTGAAGGAGCGCTCGCTGGGTCCGGCGTCCTGA